A single genomic interval of Thermococcus sp. harbors:
- a CDS encoding potassium transporter TrkG, protein MLELGKYINISDDVFVVKNLIGSILEGVGLAYLFPVLIAWFYPEELKYVVYFAVPGTFSILFGAWLGRHQEKLEDVNLRQAMVAAAFTWLFASFISVVPFMYIANMSFVDSYFESMSAWTGTGLTMMTHLSSYPHILLFWRAWMQWLGGIGIVLVALTILIRPGVAAARLYKAEARSERILPNLVNTSKVIFEIYLVLTLLGVYLYYINGMNLFDALTHSMTG, encoded by the coding sequence ATGCTAGAGCTTGGGAAGTACATCAACATCTCAGACGACGTTTTCGTTGTAAAGAACCTCATAGGCTCGATCCTCGAGGGGGTTGGGCTCGCTTACCTCTTTCCAGTTCTAATCGCGTGGTTTTACCCTGAGGAGCTAAAATACGTGGTCTACTTTGCAGTCCCCGGCACTTTCAGCATACTCTTCGGGGCCTGGCTCGGAAGGCACCAGGAAAAGCTCGAGGACGTCAACCTCCGCCAGGCGATGGTGGCCGCTGCCTTCACATGGCTCTTCGCATCATTCATCAGCGTGGTTCCCTTTATGTACATCGCCAACATGTCCTTCGTGGATTCCTACTTCGAGAGCATGAGCGCCTGGACAGGAACGGGGCTAACGATGATGACCCACCTCTCCAGTTACCCCCACATACTCCTCTTCTGGCGCGCCTGGATGCAGTGGCTTGGAGGGATTGGGATAGTCCTCGTCGCGCTCACGATCCTCATACGCCCGGGCGTTGCCGCCGCAAGGCTCTACAAAGCGGAGGCGAGGAGCGAGAGGATACTGCCCAATCTGGTCAACACATCCAAGGTCATCTTCGAGATATACCTCGTTCTCACCCTCCTTGGAGTTTACCTCTACTACATAAACGGGATGAACCTTTTTGATGCACTCACGCACTCCATGACCGGCC